A stretch of DNA from bacterium:
TCCTGAAGTTTTTCAAGTTCTCTTATATATTCAAAAGGGATAAGGTCTGGTCTTGTGCTTAAAATCTGTCCGAGTTTTACAAATGTTGGTCCGAGTTCTTCAAGAATTTTTCTGACCCTTACAGGAAATGTTAATTCAATCTGTCTTTTTTTTCTGAAAGGAAATTTAAAAATATGGGCTCTTTCAACAAGTATTTCAAATCCGTACTTAATGAGGATATTTACTATTCTTCTGTATCTTTTAATTTTTCTTATGACTGTTATATGTTTATTCATTCAAATATTCATTCTGCCAGAGGGGGTCTGTCAATTCTCTGTACTTTTTATTACATTCAGGCATCTTTCCTTCTTCTATAAACTTTAAATAATCTTTTGCTCCTTCATCTACCGGCTGTGCATCTGTTTCCTTTACTATTTTATAAAAATCCAGAGAATTATCTCTTATTATACAGGGCACAAGAAGATTACCGCATTCATTTTTATTTCTTTTTATCCAGTAGTTGTACTGCCAGTTTCTAATTCTTTCAAATAAGGGAGACTTAATTGCATCAGTTATTGTTTTCCCCTCTTTATAAATTTCATAAATATTACCTAAATTTTTATCTTTAAAAGGAATAAATACACAAGGAGTTATTGTTCCATCCCACATTATATAAAAATACCCGCCTCCTCTTGCAGCAGCCATACATCCATCAGAAGCAGTCCCTGAATTCCAGAAATCCGCTATAAAAATCTTCTTTTCTATAACAAGTTGCCATATTCTTTTTAACATTTTATATCTTTGTTCTGGAGTAACCATAAGTTCAACAGAAGGACTTCTTCCTATTGGCATATACTGAAAATACCATCCATAAAAAGCACCTTTCTTTTCAAAATAAAAGTCAATAAATTCATCTGATAAAAGTAAATCAGCATTATATCTTGTTGGTGTAACTGATATTCCAAAAGGCACTCCTTCTTCTCTTAAATTATCCATAACTTCCATAATTCTTTTAAAAACACCATTACCTCTTCTATCATCT
This window harbors:
- a CDS encoding radical SAM/SPASM domain-containing protein; the encoded protein is MALKLEDRILTIMEKGTSQKVVTGILNASLKNSVTRRALINAIDRATYKMSLKTYERPKKVLEERYYMGRALLHSIERLFDTDSISPNCVRALSNIFLGKIFIQGIYTRRTFEEKHGFRPPCFVTISPTNVCNLKCKGCYAGEIYEKHTLKFDVFDRIIKEIKEEFGAYFFVISGGEPFMYKDNGKTLFDILEKHNDAYFMAYTNGTMIKKDVAKKLSELGNFTPAISVEGFESQTDDRRGNGVFKRIMEVMDNLREEGVPFGISVTPTRYNADLLLSDEFIDFYFEKKGAFYGWYFQYMPIGRSPSVELMVTPEQRYKMLKRIWQLVIEKKIFIADFWNSGTASDGCMAAARGGGYFYIMWDGTITPCVFIPFKDKNLGNIYEIYKEGKTITDAIKSPLFERIRNWQYNYWIKRNKNECGNLLVPCIIRDNSLDFYKIVKETDAQPVDEGAKDYLKFIEEGKMPECNKKYRELTDPLWQNEYLNE